The Rhizobium grahamii DNA window AGCCGTGACATTCCCGACACGGCTGCCGTTGCCGCACTAGGTGAGCAGGGAGACGACGCCGCTGGCAACATCGTAGCGGCCTGCGACAACTTTCAGCTCGTTGTCCTTCAGAGCCTTTGCGATGATCGTCGATGTTCGGCTGAGCAGAGTGGCTTGGATCTTCGCATTCACATCGATGGCGGCATCGAGGTTGTCGCCTGCTGCATTCACTGCCGGCCAGATTGGCGCATAAAGGGCTCCGATCTGTCCCGGAACGGCCTTGCCCTCAATGGTCGCTTTGACCGCACCGCAATTGCTGTGACCAAGGACCATGAGCAGCTTGGCTCCAAGAACGGCAATCCCGTATTCGAGGCTGGCCGTAACCTCCGGCGTCGCGATATTTCCGGCGATCCGAACGACGAAGAGGTGTCCGATGCTCTGGTCGAACACAAGCTCGACCGGCACCCGGGAGTCTGCGCAGGATAGGACGGCGGCGAATGGCTCCTGCTTCTCCGCTGTTTTCGATTTGAGGATCGAAAGGTCCTCGTTGGGGGATTGCAGGCGTCCTTCGGTAAAGCGCTTGTTTCCATCAAGCATTGCCTGGAGCGCCTGATCCGGTGTCAAGGTGCTTTGTGCGACCGCCGGTCTCGATGACGACATTGCCGCACCGGTGATCAATCCCGTTGCACCGATAGCACCACAAATGAAGCTGCGGCGGGAAAAGGCGGTCTCGCTGATCTGTTCCGTTCCGTCTTTCAAGCAACCAAAACAACCACAGGACATGCGATGATCGTGCGCGAAATTCTGCATGGTTCGACTCCTGACGTTGAGGCGGACCCTCAGAAACCGTCGCTTCTGGAATCCGCTCGGAAATAGAGCTTTTGAATGGTCGCCATGATCAGAGCAGTCGCCCACCCAAAGACAATCCATCCATTGACCGCCTCGAAGACGGAGAGCTGCCGCCAGTCCTTTCCAAGAACGATGTCGCCGTATCCCACCGTTGTGAACGTGGCGGTCGAGAAATAGGCAGCATCCTCGAAGGTCGGCAGGGCACCCAAGGCGTAGTAGACGAAGGCCCAGAGACAGATGTCGAGCACGATCGGCACCA harbors:
- a CDS encoding carbonic anhydrase, with the translated sequence MQNFAHDHRMSCGCFGCLKDGTEQISETAFSRRSFICGAIGATGLITGAAMSSSRPAVAQSTLTPDQALQAMLDGNKRFTEGRLQSPNEDLSILKSKTAEKQEPFAAVLSCADSRVPVELVFDQSIGHLFVVRIAGNIATPEVTASLEYGIAVLGAKLLMVLGHSNCGAVKATIEGKAVPGQIGALYAPIWPAVNAAGDNLDAAIDVNAKIQATLLSRTSTIIAKALKDNELKVVAGRYDVASGVVSLLT
- a CDS encoding potassium channel family protein — translated: MIAKLLLAIGLIAATVSIQALFMEVGLRTFRRIDPEYLGRHATAATVVWVSYLMVPIVLDICLWAFVYYALGALPTFEDAAYFSTATFTTVGYGDIVLGKDWRQLSVFEAVNGWIVFGWATALIMATIQKLYFRADSRSDGF